The DNA sequence TCAGTGATAATAGGACTCTGGGTTGGCATCACAGTGGTTTtcttggtatttccctgatggcccCAAGATGACTGCCATAAGCCCCAAGCATCACCTCCTACAGGGAGAAGGGGGCAAGAAGcaaaacttttctttgttttgatcatttgtcagagagaaagaaatttctagaaCCCTGGCTTTGCCATGAGACTTCCCCATCTACTTTCTTGGCCACAGTTGTGTCTTGTGCCCAATCCTAGACCAGCCACTGGCAAAGAGGAACTAGAGTGCCGTATCCAGCTCAGACCAGTCATAATGCAGCCCACCTTCCCAGAACACATGCCACATGGGACCTACACAAACTTTGCATTGCTTTTGCCCAACTCCCTcgctagaatgtaaactccatgggggcagagatttttgttttgttcactgctatattcccAACACCCAGAACAATGCCAGGAATTCACTAAATAGTCATTGAAtgagtgaagaaatgaatgactAAGGAAGGAAGGGGATTTGGACCGTAGGCTGTATCTACTGCTCCCAACAGCATACAACCCCATTTAGATCAACTTGATGGTACCAAGTGACTCTACCGATCTCCAAGGCTCTGGCCTTAATCCTTGTGTCTTTCTTCGTAGGGAGGGAGCCCCAGCTGGAGGCTGCTCTTGTGCCAATGACCCTTCCCAATTCTTCCTGTGTCGTAGAAGACAAGATGTGCGAGGGGAATAAGACCACCATAGCCAACCCCCAACTGATGCCCCTGGTGGTGTTCCTGAGTGCCATCTCCTTGGTCACCGTGGGACTCAACCTGTTGGTCCTCTACGCTGTACGGAGTGAGCGGAAGCTACACACTGTGGGGAACCTGTACATTGTCAGCCTCTCTGTGGCAGACCTGATCGTGGGAGCTGTTGTCATGCCCATGAACATCCTCTACCTCCTCATGTCCAGGTGGTCCCTGGgccaccctctctgcctcttttggCTTTCCATGGACTATGTGGCCAGCACCGCATCAATTTTCAGTGTCTTCATCTTGTGCATCGATCGCTATCGCTCTGTCCAGCAGCCCCTCCGATATCTTAAGTATCGTACCAAGACCCGAGCATCAGCCACCATCTTGGGGGCCTggtttctctccttcctgtggGTTATTCCAATTCTGGGATGGCATCACTTTATGTCACCGGCCTCGGGACACCGGGAAGACAAGTGCGAAACAGATTTCTATGATGTCACCTGGTTCAAGATCATGACCGCCATCATCAACTTCTACCTGCCCACCTTGCTCATGCTCTGGTTCTATGCCAAGATCTACAAGGCTGTACGGCAGCACTATCAGCACCGAGAGCTCATCAATggatccctcccttccttctctgaaattAAGCTGAAGCCAGAGAACCCCAAGGTGGGGGCCAAGAAACCAGGGAAGGAGTCTCCCTGGGAGGttctgaaaaggaaatcaaaagatgCCAGTGGTGAGCCTGTCATGAAGCCACCATCCCAAGACTCAGAGGAGATGAAATGCCCAGGTGTCTTCAGCcaagaagaggacagagaaatggacaaactccacTGCTTTCCACTTAACATTGTGCAGATGCAGACTGAGGCAGAGGGGAGTGGCAGGAGTTATGTAGCTATCAACCAGAGCCAGGGCCAGCTGGAGATAGATGAACAGAGCCTGAGAATGCGTGTGGCCAATGAGATATCAGAGGATCAAATCCTAGGTGATAGCCAATCCTTTTCCCGGACA is a window from the Leopardus geoffroyi isolate Oge1 chromosome A2, O.geoffroyi_Oge1_pat1.0, whole genome shotgun sequence genome containing:
- the HRH1 gene encoding histamine H1 receptor isoform X2, translating into MTLPNSSCVVEDKMCEGNKTTIANPQLMPLVVFLSAISLVTVGLNLLVLYAVRSERKLHTVGNLYIVSLSVADLIVGAVVMPMNILYLLMSRWSLGHPLCLFWLSMDYVASTASIFSVFILCIDRYRSVQQPLRYLKYRTKTRASATILGAWFLSFLWVIPILGWHHFMSPASGHREDKCETDFYDVTWFKIMTAIINFYLPTLLMLWFYAKIYKAVRQHYQHRELINGSLPSFSEIKLKPENPKVGAKKPGKESPWEVLKRKSKDASGEPVMKPPSQDSEEMKCPGVFSQEEDREMDKLHCFPLNIVQMQTEAEGSGRSYVAINQSQGQLEIDEQSLRMRVANEISEDQILGDSQSFSRTDSDTPPESASGKSKPRSGSSTGLDYIKYTWKRLRSHSRQYVSGLHMNRERKAAKQLGFIMAAFILCWIPYFIFFMVIAFCKSCCNEHVHMFTIWLGYINSTLNPLIYPLCNENFKKTFKKILHIRS
- the HRH1 gene encoding histamine H1 receptor isoform X1; this translates as MPVAGENALETQDRDRREPQLEAALVPMTLPNSSCVVEDKMCEGNKTTIANPQLMPLVVFLSAISLVTVGLNLLVLYAVRSERKLHTVGNLYIVSLSVADLIVGAVVMPMNILYLLMSRWSLGHPLCLFWLSMDYVASTASIFSVFILCIDRYRSVQQPLRYLKYRTKTRASATILGAWFLSFLWVIPILGWHHFMSPASGHREDKCETDFYDVTWFKIMTAIINFYLPTLLMLWFYAKIYKAVRQHYQHRELINGSLPSFSEIKLKPENPKVGAKKPGKESPWEVLKRKSKDASGEPVMKPPSQDSEEMKCPGVFSQEEDREMDKLHCFPLNIVQMQTEAEGSGRSYVAINQSQGQLEIDEQSLRMRVANEISEDQILGDSQSFSRTDSDTPPESASGKSKPRSGSSTGLDYIKYTWKRLRSHSRQYVSGLHMNRERKAAKQLGFIMAAFILCWIPYFIFFMVIAFCKSCCNEHVHMFTIWLGYINSTLNPLIYPLCNENFKKTFKKILHIRS